Proteins from a genomic interval of Paenibacillus sp. FSL H8-0048:
- a CDS encoding succinate dehydrogenase cytochrome b558 subunit — MRGFYSRKIHSLLGVIPLGAFFLEHMLTNFAAVEGGASGFTDSVLWLNSLPLVFFLELFGIWLPLLYHGVYGLYIAYQSKPNLNRYNLERNWRYTLQRISGVVTFIFIVWHLWDTRVQVALGKVEHDQLGGVMHNIVTQPLLMTLYIVGIVAACFHFSNGLWSFLISWGITVGPRSQRVSSVLCLGIFVIVTFMFVLSLVTFRNDEFQTAATAMQSVRSFI, encoded by the coding sequence ATGAGAGGATTTTATTCCAGAAAGATTCATTCCTTGCTCGGCGTTATCCCGCTCGGGGCATTCTTCCTTGAGCACATGCTGACGAACTTCGCAGCAGTAGAGGGTGGCGCTTCTGGTTTCACAGACAGTGTGCTGTGGCTGAACAGCCTGCCGCTGGTCTTCTTCCTGGAATTGTTCGGCATCTGGCTGCCGCTGCTGTACCACGGAGTATACGGCCTGTACATCGCGTACCAGTCGAAGCCGAACCTGAACCGCTACAATCTTGAGCGCAACTGGCGTTATACGCTGCAGCGGATCAGCGGAGTCGTCACCTTCATCTTCATTGTCTGGCATCTGTGGGACACCCGCGTCCAGGTTGCGCTCGGCAAGGTGGAGCATGATCAGCTTGGCGGAGTGATGCATAACATTGTGACCCAGCCGCTGCTGATGACTCTCTATATTGTCGGAATCGTGGCTGCCTGCTTCCATTTCTCCAACGGTCTATGGTCGTTCCTGATCAGCTGGGGAATCACGGTGGGTCCGCGTTCGCAGAGAGTATCGTCCGTACTTTGCCTCGGTATTTTTGTTATCGTTACCTTCATGTTCGTCCTGTCGCTGGTTACCTTCCGTAACGATGAATTCCAAACTGCCGCTACGGCGATGCAGTCAGTGCGCAGTTTCATTTAA
- the sdhA gene encoding succinate dehydrogenase flavoprotein subunit, with amino-acid sequence MASADIIIVGGGLAGLMATIKAAESGAHVHLFSLVPVKRSHSVCAQGGINGAVNTKGEGDSPWEHFDDTVYGGDFLANQPPVKAMCEAAPGIIHLMDRMGVMFNRTPEGLLDFRRFGGTKRHRTAFAGATTGQQLLYALDEQVRRWEAEGLVTKSENWEFLSVILDDERVCRGISAQNLKTMEIQTFPADAVILASGGPGIIFGKTTNSVINTGTAASAVYQQGVHYANGEFIQIHPTAIPGDDKLRLMSESARGEGGRIWTYKDGKPWYFLEEKYPSYGNLVPRDIATREIFNVCVDQGLGINGENMVYLDLSHKDPKELDVKLGGIIEIYEKFMGDDPRKIPMKIFPAVHYSMGGMWVDYNQMTNIPGLFAAGECEYQYHGANRLGANSLVSAIYGGMVSGPKAVEYIKGLKKSVQDISSTVFDSFHKTQEDKYESLLGMTGTENAYVIHKELGEWMTANMTVVRENKKLEATIGKIKELKERYKNISMSDTSRWSNQGVAFTRQLWNMLELSEAMTLGALLRNESRGAHYKPEFPTRNDEEFLKTTKAAWTADGPQISYEEVDVSLIPPRVRDYSKD; translated from the coding sequence ATGGCATCAGCCGATATCATCATCGTGGGCGGCGGTCTGGCCGGCCTGATGGCTACCATTAAGGCCGCTGAATCCGGCGCGCATGTACATCTATTCTCACTGGTCCCTGTCAAAAGATCACATTCCGTCTGCGCGCAGGGCGGCATCAACGGCGCCGTCAATACCAAGGGCGAGGGCGACTCGCCTTGGGAGCATTTCGATGATACTGTCTATGGCGGCGACTTCCTGGCCAACCAGCCTCCGGTGAAAGCCATGTGCGAAGCGGCACCGGGCATTATTCACCTGATGGACCGGATGGGCGTAATGTTCAACCGTACCCCTGAGGGGCTGCTCGACTTCCGCCGGTTCGGCGGAACCAAACGCCACCGCACAGCCTTCGCAGGTGCGACTACCGGCCAGCAGCTGCTCTATGCGCTGGATGAGCAGGTGCGCCGCTGGGAAGCGGAAGGCCTGGTTACTAAGAGCGAGAACTGGGAATTCCTCTCGGTGATTCTGGATGACGAACGGGTCTGCCGCGGCATCAGCGCCCAGAATCTCAAGACGATGGAGATTCAGACCTTCCCGGCGGACGCGGTCATTCTGGCCAGCGGCGGTCCGGGGATTATTTTCGGCAAAACGACGAATTCGGTCATCAACACAGGAACCGCCGCAAGCGCCGTGTACCAACAGGGTGTGCATTATGCGAACGGGGAATTCATTCAGATTCACCCGACGGCCATTCCCGGCGATGACAAGCTGCGGCTGATGTCGGAATCGGCTCGCGGTGAAGGCGGACGGATCTGGACCTATAAGGACGGTAAGCCGTGGTACTTCCTCGAAGAGAAATATCCTTCTTACGGTAACCTGGTGCCGCGCGATATTGCTACCCGTGAAATTTTCAATGTGTGTGTGGATCAGGGGCTGGGTATTAACGGCGAGAACATGGTCTACCTGGATCTGTCGCATAAGGACCCGAAGGAGCTTGACGTCAAGCTGGGCGGGATTATTGAGATTTACGAGAAGTTCATGGGAGATGATCCCCGCAAAATTCCGATGAAAATCTTCCCGGCTGTGCATTATTCAATGGGCGGCATGTGGGTCGACTATAATCAAATGACGAATATTCCCGGCTTGTTCGCAGCAGGGGAATGTGAATATCAATACCACGGGGCCAACCGTCTGGGTGCGAATTCCCTGGTCTCTGCCATTTATGGCGGGATGGTCTCCGGTCCGAAGGCTGTGGAATACATCAAGGGTCTTAAGAAATCAGTGCAGGATATCTCCTCCACGGTGTTCGACAGCTTCCACAAGACGCAAGAAGATAAATATGAGTCGCTGCTCGGGATGACTGGCACAGAGAATGCTTACGTGATCCATAAGGAGCTTGGCGAGTGGATGACGGCGAACATGACCGTGGTGCGTGAGAATAAGAAGCTGGAAGCCACCATCGGCAAAATCAAAGAGCTGAAGGAGCGCTACAAGAACATTAGCATGAGCGACACCTCGCGCTGGAGCAACCAGGGGGTAGCGTTCACCCGCCAGCTGTGGAACATGCTGGAGCTGTCGGAGGCGATGACGCTTGGAGCGCTGCTGCGCAATGAGAGCCGGGGCGCCCACTACAAGCCGGAATTCCCGACGCGTAATGATGAGGAATTCCTCAAGACAACCAAAGCCGCCTGGACAGCAGACGGCCCGCAGATCTCATACGAGGAAGTCGATGTCTCGCTGATTCCTCCGCGCGTGCGGGATTACTCGAAGGACTGA
- the sdhB gene encoding succinate dehydrogenase iron-sulfur subunit, producing MAETAAAPKNVKFIITRQDEPETSPYTEEFELAYRPGMNVISALMEIQRNPVNAKGDNTVPVCWESNCLEEVCGACSMVINGKPRQACAALIDNLEQPVRIEPMKTFPVVRDLVIDRSRMFNALKRVKAWIPIDGTYDLGPGPRMPEKKRQWAYELSKCMTCGVCLEACPNVNEKTNFIGPAAISQVRLFNAHPTGEMNAEERLDAVMGDGGIDGCGNSQNCVRACPKGIPLTTSIAEINKQTTKHMFKRWLGV from the coding sequence ATGGCGGAAACAGCAGCAGCTCCCAAAAATGTGAAATTTATTATTACCCGCCAGGATGAACCGGAGACCAGCCCCTATACGGAGGAGTTCGAGCTTGCCTATCGTCCGGGGATGAACGTAATCAGTGCGCTGATGGAGATTCAGCGGAATCCGGTGAATGCGAAAGGCGATAATACGGTTCCTGTATGCTGGGAATCCAACTGTCTGGAAGAGGTCTGCGGCGCCTGCTCCATGGTCATCAACGGCAAGCCCCGTCAGGCCTGCGCAGCGCTGATTGACAATCTGGAGCAGCCGGTGCGCATTGAGCCGATGAAGACCTTCCCGGTCGTGCGCGACCTGGTGATTGACCGCAGCCGGATGTTCAATGCCCTGAAGCGTGTGAAGGCCTGGATTCCGATTGACGGCACGTATGATCTCGGTCCGGGACCGCGTATGCCGGAGAAGAAGCGCCAGTGGGCCTATGAACTGTCCAAATGCATGACCTGCGGCGTCTGCCTGGAGGCTTGCCCGAATGTCAACGAGAAGACCAACTTCATCGGGCCGGCAGCCATCTCGCAGGTGCGCCTGTTCAACGCTCACCCGACAGGTGAGATGAACGCTGAAGAACGCCTGGATGCGGTCATGGGAGACGGCGGCATCGACGGCTGCGGCAACTCGCAGAACTGTGTGCGGGCCTGCCCGAAGGGCATTCCGCTCACAACCTCCATTGCCGAGATTAACAAGCAGACAACGAAGCATATGTTCAAGCGCTGGCTGGGTGTCTGA
- a CDS encoding DUF3891 family protein, with product MICREQDGTLVMTKQHEHGLLAGEFAKWFKEEHTPAEGRRAEVLWAVSNHDRGWIDLDETPFWNDAEGQPYSFLDFPVVPKLTFYRRGIDEIEAQTPYGALLCSSHFERLIEVSGEECPELTQYLEGEADRRARIHRALEQSQPLEEGELYYDARLLQFCDDLSLFLALSKPGSAESEKHPWFVDGFSGSEEFSFTSGRAIEAEWQDSSTLTLTPFPFTQEVEVSFKQRRVSRADIMDRGIARAYREAPEEECRIRVISGPEEDTAVKSGSSQRADR from the coding sequence GTGATTTGCCGTGAACAGGATGGAACGCTTGTAATGACGAAGCAGCATGAGCACGGGCTGCTGGCCGGAGAATTTGCGAAGTGGTTCAAGGAAGAGCATACGCCTGCGGAAGGCCGCCGGGCTGAGGTACTGTGGGCAGTAAGCAACCATGACCGGGGCTGGATTGATCTGGATGAGACACCGTTCTGGAATGATGCGGAGGGGCAGCCGTACAGCTTCCTCGATTTCCCCGTTGTGCCTAAGCTGACCTTTTATAGACGGGGCATCGATGAGATTGAAGCGCAGACGCCATACGGGGCGCTGCTGTGCAGCTCGCATTTTGAACGGTTGATTGAGGTGTCGGGGGAGGAATGCCCGGAGCTGACACAATATCTGGAGGGTGAAGCGGACCGCCGGGCCCGTATCCACCGGGCGCTGGAGCAGAGCCAGCCGCTTGAAGAAGGCGAGCTGTATTATGACGCCAGACTGCTGCAATTCTGCGATGATCTGTCGCTGTTCCTGGCGCTGAGCAAGCCGGGCAGCGCCGAATCCGAGAAGCATCCCTGGTTCGTAGACGGCTTCTCCGGCAGTGAGGAGTTCAGCTTCACCTCTGGCCGTGCCATTGAGGCGGAGTGGCAGGACAGCTCTACGCTGACTCTGACTCCGTTCCCGTTCACGCAGGAGGTTGAAGTTAGCTTCAAGCAGCGGCGGGTCAGCCGGGCAGACATTATGGATAGGGGAATTGCCCGCGCCTACCGCGAGGCTCCTGAGGAAGAATGCCGGATCAGAGTCATAAGCGGACCGGAGGAAGACACAGCGGTGAAGTCAGGGAGCAGCCAGCGTGCGGACAGGTAA
- a CDS encoding metallophosphoesterase, which translates to MSKNPFGGSPERTVSAAADGAGTGPPKPEGRSSRKMTRRQFLARGAGAVVGAGLLAGGYAWQGEPNWLEVTRRELPLAELPSAFAGTRLVHFSDVHLGFNKDAKDLARLTKHIKEEQPDLICFTGDIVDSYAEDLTDSVPLLAELQAPLGKYAILGNHDYKNTELLTRLLTEAGFRVLRNESYLIKQGGATIAVAGLDDMLHGKPDPEAAVRDIPDGIFTVLLMHEPDYAEVAEAYPFHLQLSGHSHGGQIRLPLVGAPFTPYGSKKYIDGLYYTENKAMPVYVNRGFGETMMPLRFLCRPELTVLTLRRG; encoded by the coding sequence ATGAGCAAAAATCCGTTCGGGGGCTCTCCCGAACGTACAGTTTCTGCGGCTGCGGATGGCGCGGGAACAGGCCCCCCGAAGCCGGAAGGCCGGAGCAGCCGTAAGATGACCCGCCGCCAGTTTCTGGCCCGGGGAGCAGGCGCGGTAGTCGGCGCAGGCCTCCTCGCCGGCGGCTATGCCTGGCAGGGAGAGCCGAACTGGTTAGAGGTGACCCGCCGGGAGCTGCCGCTTGCGGAGCTGCCGTCCGCGTTCGCCGGGACCCGGCTGGTCCATTTCAGCGATGTGCATCTGGGCTTCAACAAGGATGCGAAGGATCTGGCCCGGCTGACAAAGCACATCAAGGAAGAGCAGCCGGATCTGATCTGCTTCACAGGGGATATCGTAGACAGCTATGCCGAAGATCTGACCGACTCGGTCCCCCTGCTGGCAGAGCTGCAGGCTCCGCTTGGGAAGTATGCCATCCTCGGGAATCATGATTACAAGAATACGGAGCTGCTGACCCGTCTGCTGACGGAGGCCGGATTCCGCGTCCTGCGTAACGAGTCATATTTGATCAAGCAAGGCGGAGCAACAATTGCTGTAGCAGGACTGGACGATATGCTGCACGGCAAGCCGGACCCGGAGGCAGCTGTCAGGGATATTCCAGACGGCATCTTCACGGTGCTGCTGATGCATGAACCGGATTACGCCGAGGTGGCGGAAGCCTATCCTTTTCACCTTCAGCTCTCAGGTCACAGTCATGGCGGTCAGATTCGTCTGCCGCTGGTCGGAGCGCCGTTCACGCCTTACGGATCTAAGAAATACATAGACGGCTTGTATTATACAGAGAATAAGGCGATGCCGGTGTATGTGAACAGGGGCTTCGGCGAGACCATGATGCCGCTGCGCTTCTTATGCCGCCCGGAGCTTACCGTGCTGACTCTGCGCCGGGGATAG
- a CDS encoding GNAT family N-acetyltransferase, protein MSTYEMIMGMSLQGSRVELKNMASGDGALLKSLLSHPEVQPHIQLRHASTSRQGVLDKLVTRMLHGYDPGSLHAGIYILGQPELIGSVSLQNWNRQEGHAVLGYMLNPSWWGRGYATEALGLLLAYGFRELGLKRVEGRCRGDNYRSAQVMLRNGLTLERTLPMADGSGDVMKVFTLSYK, encoded by the coding sequence ATGAGCACTTATGAGATGATCATGGGGATGTCGCTGCAAGGGTCCAGGGTGGAACTGAAGAATATGGCGTCCGGCGACGGAGCGCTGCTGAAGTCGCTGCTCTCCCACCCGGAGGTACAGCCGCATATTCAGCTGCGTCATGCATCGACTTCCCGGCAGGGCGTGCTGGATAAGCTGGTGACCCGGATGCTGCATGGCTATGATCCCGGCTCACTGCATGCAGGTATCTATATCCTGGGACAGCCGGAGCTGATCGGATCAGTCTCCCTTCAGAACTGGAACCGGCAGGAAGGCCATGCCGTGCTGGGCTATATGCTGAATCCGTCATGGTGGGGCCGCGGATATGCGACTGAGGCACTGGGATTGCTGCTGGCCTACGGCTTCAGGGAACTTGGACTGAAGAGGGTCGAGGGGCGCTGCCGGGGGGACAATTACCGGTCCGCCCAGGTCATGCTGAGGAACGGCCTGACGCTGGAGCGGACCCTGCCGATGGCGGACGGCTCGGGCGATGTAATGAAAGTCTTCACATTGTCATACAAATGA